In the Populus trichocarpa isolate Nisqually-1 chromosome 1, P.trichocarpa_v4.1, whole genome shotgun sequence genome, one interval contains:
- the LOC112326181 gene encoding gibberellin 20-oxidase-like protein: protein MHESQTSIELPVFDISRTLNPSCLSSLSLACKEWDFFHITNRGVSKDVYRKLYSLSNHIFSLPYESKVKVGPSSRVKTYTPPFNASPFFESLRVSGPDFTTSAQSSTAILPDHSNPEFSETVEEYGAKMSELSRRIVKAVLMSMRGDFAKKFYESDFKSCHGYMRINNYSSS, encoded by the exons ATGCATGAATCCCAGACTTCTATAGAACTTCCTGTTTTTGATATCTCTCGGACCTTAAATCCATCCTGCCTCTCCTCCCTTTCTCTAGCCTGCAAAGAATGGGATTTCTTCCATATAACCAACCGTGGAGTTTCGAAAGATGTTTACAGGAAACTCTATTCCCTTTCAAATCATATCTTCAGCCTGCCTTATGAGTCCAAAGTCAAGGTAGGTCCATCATCACGGGTAAAAACCTACACCCCTCCTTTTAATGCATCTCCATTCTTCGAAAGTCTTCGTGTTTCCGGACCAGATTTCACTACTTCGGCACAAAGTTCTACAGCAATTCTCCCTGACCATTCAAACCCTGAATTCAG TGAGACAGTTGAAGAATATGGGGCCAAAATGTCAGAGCTTTCGAGAAGAATAGTGAAGGCGGTGCTAATGAGCATGAGGGGTGATTTTGCAAAGAAGTTTTATGAATCTGATTTTAAAAGCTGTCATGGATACATGAGAATAAACAACTATTCATCATCATAA